Proteins encoded within one genomic window of Terriglobales bacterium:
- a CDS encoding P-II family nitrogen regulator, with the protein MKEIKAIIQPFLLSKVVEALKEIEGLPGVTVSDVRGFGRARAVGSPNPVLDDGIDYVKKAKLEIVVADELVDPVLQIILEKAHTGNPGDGKIFVSPVSEVVMIRSGDRGEGAI; encoded by the coding sequence ATGAAAGAGATCAAAGCGATTATCCAGCCCTTTCTGCTATCCAAGGTAGTGGAGGCACTCAAGGAGATCGAGGGCTTGCCTGGTGTAACCGTCTCGGACGTGCGCGGCTTCGGCCGTGCACGTGCCGTCGGATCGCCGAACCCTGTACTCGATGACGGCATCGATTATGTAAAGAAAGCAAAACTGGAAATTGTTGTTGCCGACGAACTTGTTGATCCAGTGTTGCAAATCATTTTGGAAAAAGCTCACACCGGCAATCCCGGCGACGGAAAGATCTTTGTGTCTCCTGTGTCCGAGGTGGTGATGATCCGTTCCGGCGATCGCGGTGAAGGGGCGATCTAG
- a CDS encoding cation diffusion facilitator family transporter → MALVFGLTTTYMLAEGITGFLTGSLALVADAGHMLTDAGALGLALLAMSYAERPATHDKTFGFYRAEVLAAFSNAAILLLISIYILYEAIRRFAHPPEITSTPMLVVASLGLVINLVGMRLLASSSDESFNAKAAYLEVLSDALGSIGVIAAAIIMKTTGWYLADPIFGAAIGLFIIPRTIKMLKDTAHVLMEGTPSDISPEAVQQEMLKLAGVVKVHDFHLWTLASGVHSVTCHVCVENPKQGIGIMTELRRMLKDQYGISHATIQIEDQECRYGDLDF, encoded by the coding sequence ATGGCGCTCGTGTTTGGGCTTACCACGACATACATGCTCGCCGAAGGCATCACCGGATTTCTCACCGGGAGCTTGGCGCTGGTAGCCGATGCGGGCCACATGCTCACTGATGCGGGAGCTCTCGGCTTAGCACTGCTTGCGATGAGCTATGCTGAACGTCCGGCAACGCACGATAAAACCTTCGGGTTCTATCGAGCAGAGGTTTTGGCAGCCTTTTCGAATGCGGCCATCCTGCTACTGATCTCGATATACATTCTCTACGAAGCGATACGGCGATTTGCTCATCCTCCTGAAATAACCAGCACGCCGATGTTGGTGGTCGCCAGCCTCGGTTTGGTAATAAACCTGGTTGGCATGCGCCTCCTCGCCTCCTCTTCGGACGAGAGTTTTAATGCGAAGGCGGCTTATCTCGAAGTTCTTAGTGACGCACTCGGTTCCATTGGCGTCATCGCTGCAGCCATCATTATGAAGACCACAGGCTGGTACCTGGCCGACCCAATCTTCGGCGCTGCGATCGGTCTATTCATCATTCCTCGCACCATCAAGATGCTCAAAGACACGGCCCATGTGCTGATGGAGGGAACTCCTTCGGATATCAGCCCCGAAGCTGTTCAGCAGGAGATGTTGAAGCTTGCCGGCGTTGTGAAAGTACATGATTTCCATCTTTGGACACTGGCGTCGGGCGTGCATTCCGTCACCTGCCATGTCTGTGTTGAGAATCCAAAACAAGGTATTGGGATCATGACAGAACTCCGCAGGATGTTGAAAGATCAATACGGAATTTCTCATGCGACCATCCAGATTGAAGACCAGGAATGTCGCTACGGTGACCTGGACTTCTGA